The Saccharomonospora cyanea NA-134 genome includes a region encoding these proteins:
- a CDS encoding carboxymuconolactone decarboxylase family protein, whose product MRNLEALEPGEAPAKSRQLLEDIAARRGSVGEMISTMAHSPALLEGFLALSRSMKRSKLPRTTSEKISLAVQQWIGCAACLQAHGEAARGLGLSDADIELARQGTATDAREAALVQFALQVLAEPSAIIPADVDALRHHGWNDRAIAEVVGVVALNQLTGSFNLVAGIEPAPAGLDPATR is encoded by the coding sequence ATGAGAAACCTCGAAGCGCTCGAACCCGGCGAGGCCCCCGCCAAGTCCCGGCAGTTGCTGGAGGACATCGCCGCCCGCCGAGGCTCGGTCGGCGAGATGATCAGCACGATGGCCCACTCACCCGCGTTGCTCGAAGGGTTCCTGGCCCTGTCGCGGTCGATGAAGCGCAGCAAACTACCCCGCACGACCAGCGAGAAGATATCCCTCGCCGTCCAGCAGTGGATAGGGTGCGCCGCGTGCCTCCAGGCACACGGCGAAGCCGCCCGCGGTCTCGGACTGAGCGACGCCGACATCGAGCTCGCACGGCAGGGCACGGCCACCGACGCCAGGGAAGCCGCTCTCGTCCAGTTCGCGCTGCAGGTGCTCGCCGAGCCGTCGGCCATCATCCCGGCCGACGTCGACGCCCTGCGGCACCACGGTTGGAACGACAGGGCGATCGCCGAGGTCGTGGGTGTCGTCGCCCTCAACCAGTTGACCGGATCGTTCAACCTCGTCGCCGGCATCGAACCGGCCCCGGCAGGGCTCGACCCCGCGACTCGCTGA
- a CDS encoding heavy metal translocating P-type ATPase has product MAHLRCGGADQEHAGHEAPEDRSPQEVMGHGGAHAGMSMDAMVRDMRNRFLVAAVLSVPIVLWSPIGREVLGFTAPAPLGLRDDVFSLLLSLPVVFYSAWIFFDGAYRALRARTLDMMVLVAVAIGAGWSYSLWVTLTGGGEVFYEAATVLAAFVLLGHWFEMRARGGANDAIRTLLELAPPKAVVLRDGREVEVPTTEVRVGDLLLVRPGAKTPVDGVVEDGRSDVDESMVTGESLPVSKAPGTEVIGASINVTGTLRVRATKVGSDTALAQIVAMVQEAQNSKAPGQRLADRAAFWLVFVALIGGGATFAAWALFSTRPLTTALLFAITVVVITCPDALGLATPTAIMVGAGLGARRGVLFKNATALETVARIDTVVMDKTGTLTKGEPEVTDVVADGIPDADLLALTAAVERESEHPLAAAIVRYAEERGVPSLDVADFRNVPGHGADARVAGRRVLVGNRKLMVAEGVEVGSLVARRDELAEAGRTAVLVAVDGRAVGVIALADAPRETSAAAVAELHSLAVEVVMLSGDNEATARRIAGRLGIDTVIAEVLPGDKAAKIAELQRAGKRVAMVGDGVNDAPALAQADLGVAIGAGTDVAIETADVVLMRSDPLDVPIALRIGKGTLRKMRQNLGWAIGYNAVALPIAAGVFAPALGLVLRPEIAALSMSGSSLIVAVNALLLKWLRLPEPPAPTSVPARPEGEPVVQR; this is encoded by the coding sequence GTGGCGCACCTCCGGTGCGGGGGGGCCGACCAGGAACACGCGGGGCACGAAGCGCCCGAGGACCGCTCGCCGCAGGAGGTGATGGGGCACGGCGGTGCCCACGCGGGGATGTCGATGGACGCCATGGTCCGCGACATGCGCAATCGGTTCCTGGTGGCGGCGGTGTTGTCTGTGCCGATCGTGCTGTGGTCCCCGATCGGCCGGGAGGTGCTTGGGTTCACCGCCCCGGCGCCGTTGGGGTTGCGCGACGACGTGTTCTCACTGTTGCTGAGCCTGCCGGTGGTCTTCTACTCGGCGTGGATCTTCTTCGACGGCGCGTACCGGGCGTTGCGGGCGCGGACGTTGGACATGATGGTGCTGGTCGCGGTGGCGATCGGTGCGGGCTGGTCGTACAGCCTGTGGGTGACCCTCACCGGTGGTGGCGAGGTGTTCTACGAGGCGGCTACGGTGCTGGCCGCGTTCGTACTCCTGGGGCACTGGTTCGAGATGCGCGCCCGTGGCGGGGCCAACGACGCCATCCGCACGCTGCTGGAGCTGGCGCCGCCGAAGGCGGTCGTGTTGCGTGACGGTCGCGAGGTCGAGGTGCCCACCACCGAGGTGCGGGTGGGCGATTTGTTGTTGGTTCGGCCGGGCGCGAAGACCCCGGTGGACGGTGTGGTGGAGGACGGCCGGTCCGATGTCGACGAGTCGATGGTGACCGGCGAGAGCCTGCCGGTGAGCAAGGCTCCGGGGACCGAGGTGATCGGCGCGTCGATCAACGTGACCGGCACGCTGCGGGTGCGGGCGACCAAGGTCGGCTCGGACACCGCGCTCGCACAGATCGTCGCGATGGTGCAGGAGGCGCAGAACTCCAAGGCGCCGGGGCAGCGGCTGGCGGACCGGGCGGCGTTCTGGCTGGTGTTCGTCGCGTTGATCGGTGGCGGTGCCACGTTCGCGGCCTGGGCGCTGTTCTCCACCCGGCCGCTGACGACGGCGCTGCTGTTCGCCATCACCGTCGTGGTGATCACCTGTCCGGACGCACTCGGGCTGGCCACCCCGACCGCGATCATGGTGGGTGCCGGGCTGGGCGCCAGGCGCGGTGTGCTGTTCAAGAACGCCACCGCGCTGGAGACCGTGGCGCGGATCGACACGGTGGTGATGGACAAGACCGGCACGCTGACCAAGGGTGAGCCAGAGGTCACCGACGTGGTGGCGGACGGGATTCCCGATGCGGACCTGCTGGCGCTGACCGCGGCGGTGGAGCGGGAGTCGGAACACCCGCTGGCCGCGGCGATCGTCCGGTACGCCGAGGAGCGGGGTGTTCCCTCGCTCGACGTGGCTGACTTCCGTAACGTGCCGGGCCACGGTGCCGACGCGCGGGTCGCGGGGCGGCGGGTGCTGGTGGGCAACCGCAAGCTGATGGTGGCCGAGGGCGTCGAGGTCGGATCCCTGGTCGCGCGGCGGGACGAGTTGGCCGAGGCGGGACGGACCGCGGTGCTCGTCGCGGTCGACGGGCGCGCGGTCGGGGTGATCGCGCTGGCCGACGCGCCCCGGGAGACGTCGGCCGCGGCGGTGGCGGAGCTGCACTCGCTGGCTGTCGAGGTGGTCATGCTCAGCGGGGACAACGAGGCGACCGCACGCCGGATCGCCGGTCGGTTGGGCATCGACACGGTGATCGCCGAGGTGCTCCCGGGGGACAAGGCCGCGAAGATCGCTGAGTTGCAGCGGGCCGGCAAGCGGGTGGCGATGGTCGGTGACGGGGTGAACGACGCACCGGCGCTGGCGCAAGCCGACCTGGGGGTGGCCATCGGCGCGGGCACCGACGTGGCCATCGAGACCGCCGACGTGGTGCTGATGCGCTCGGACCCGCTGGACGTGCCGATCGCGCTACGCATCGGCAAGGGGACGCTGCGCAAGATGCGGCAGAACCTGGGCTGGGCGATCGGCTACAACGCGGTGGCCCTGCCCATCGCGGCGGGCGTGTTCGCGCCCGCGTTAGGGCTGGTGCTGCGCCCGGAGATCGCCGCGTTGTCGATGTCGGGGTCGAGCCTGATCGTGGCGGTGAACGCGCTGCTGCTCAAGTGGCTGCGGCTGCCGGAACCTCCGGCGCCGACCTCGGTGCCGGCGCGCCCGGAGGGGGAGCCGGTGGTCCAGCGGTGA
- a CDS encoding CueP family metal-binding protein: MKRHLIAAGALLLALAGCSTTAPETDQASPGAPTVTTDKAAFLAEHGLEGMDGAQIIDHLDQVPLAQRSTDLMASVRADHLLLADAEREFTIPLPEDRFYLAVAPYVDHTHECYYHSLTTCRGELAGEELRIRIVDDATGETLVEEQVTTFDNGFVGFWLPQGVNGTIEAGYQGRTGRSAFSTTDEGATCLTTLQLTEA, encoded by the coding sequence GTGAAACGGCACCTGATCGCGGCGGGCGCGCTTCTCCTGGCGCTCGCCGGCTGCTCCACCACCGCGCCCGAGACCGACCAGGCGTCGCCCGGCGCACCGACCGTCACCACCGACAAGGCGGCCTTCCTCGCCGAACACGGCCTGGAAGGCATGGACGGGGCGCAGATCATCGACCATCTCGACCAGGTACCCCTGGCCCAGCGCTCGACCGACCTCATGGCTTCCGTGCGCGCCGACCACCTCCTCCTCGCCGACGCCGAGCGGGAGTTCACGATCCCGCTCCCCGAGGACCGGTTCTATCTCGCCGTCGCTCCCTACGTCGACCACACCCACGAGTGCTACTACCACTCCCTGACCACCTGTCGTGGCGAGCTGGCCGGCGAAGAGCTCCGGATTCGCATCGTCGACGACGCCACCGGTGAGACTCTCGTCGAGGAGCAGGTCACCACCTTCGACAACGGTTTCGTCGGCTTCTGGCTTCCTCAGGGCGTCAACGGCACCATCGAGGCCGGTTACCAGGGGCGCACCGGCCGAAGTGCCTTCTCCACCACGGACGAGGGAGCCACCTGCCTCACCACCCTCCAGCTCACCGAAGCCTGA